AATGAATTCTCAAAGCGACTGGTCAGCTATTTATTCACTCTGACGGTGACGTTGTTGGACGTCAATTCGACCGTCGCTTTCGTAGATTACAATGAGCGGTTCGTCTGGCGATTCAAGACTGAAAAATGTGCTCGCCTTAGTTCCGGTGCCACCTATGGTGAGATTGAGCTTAGAGACTGACTCTCTCTCGTTGAACGAGAGTGCTTCGTCGAACACATGGGAACTCTCCGACTTCAAAGTCGTCTCTCCAGTGAAATCACGTCCCCCTTGGCTAACATCGACACGGAAGGAGTGTTTCACCAAATCGTTGTTTACCACCACCAAATCGACCTTTTGATTGCCATGGTCATTCCCAGCTGAAAGCCACCAGCTTAGGCCAAGTAGTGACGCAATCCCCCCTCCGGATAAACCGAGGAGCGTTCGCCGACTAAAGCGGGGACTCATGATTCAGAATTGTAAGTGTTGGAATAAATCAGTGTCGGTAGGGCGGGTTTTCTCAAGAGTATCAGAGATGTAGTGGTATGTAGAAATCCAAACGCGCGAAGTCTGGTCGTTCTTTGCAGCCAGAAACGCTGTTGTGCTGAATACATCCTCATTACGTAGCACCGAGATTGGGAACGTCGCATGACCGACTCGCGACGTGTATTCAGCAGTCGTTGAGCGAACTACTCAGTTGCTGTCAGTAATGGATTGCAAGATACAGAGGATGTGTACAGCAGATTCATGATAGGTGACTGGATAGAGTGGAAGGCCATGGGCGATCGGTCCGAAACAGAAGACCAAGCGGATTGGTGGAATGAGATGTATGGAAGTGAGACAGTTCCACCGTGGGACATCGGTCACCCCCAACCAGCACTCGTGGATGCCATCGAAAGCTATGAGTTGTCCGGCCCAATCCTCGACGTTGGATGTGGCACCGGGATACACGCACTCTGGGCTACAGAACGAGGATACACAGCTCTCGGCATCGATTTCTCCGAGGTAGGTATTGAAGTGGCACAAAAGAGAGCCAGAGAGCGAGGTCTGGACGCCGACTTTCGAGTTGCGGATGCGCTGAATCTCCCAAGCAATCTCGGACCGTTCAAGACGGTGTTGGATAGTGGGCTCTTCCACGCCTTCGAGACAGACGAACGGGAAACCTACGCTCGTGAACTCGCCGCAGTCGTCTCGTCGGGTGGACACCTCTTTCTCGTCGGCTTCGCCGAAGGCGCTACCGAGAACGCAGGGCCGAATCCACTCACTCCAGAAGATATTCACTCTGCGTTTGGAAACCAGTGGACGGTCCACGAGACTCAGGAGAGTGTGTTTGAAACACGAGTACGTTCCGAGCAGGGGCTCCTCGCCGTCGTCGAACGGGTTTGAGTATCGCATCAGTGTCAAGTAATTTGAACATCACTATCTCATCAGTCGTGACCGACTCGCGCCCTGTATTTAGCAGTCAGTGAGCGAGCTCCTCGACAGCTGTCAGTAACGAAGTGCAAGAGACAGAGGATGTATTCAGCAACTTACGCCCAAAAGCATGCCAAATGTCGAACTGCTCGGGTTTCCCGCGGATGTCCTGGACGTAAACCGTTGAAAGCCGGTCATCAACAATCCTCTGGAGCCAATCGTTGAGAGATTCCTCAGTCCAGTAGGTTTTGATAGACTCCTAAGAAGTCGTCGTATGCCCGACTCGCCCTCCATTTCTCGACGTCAGGCGCTCACGGCCGTCGGCGTAACCGCGACTGGAATCAGTGGCTACGTCGCGGGTGTCCGCTCAGCCGATAGCATGCCCGACTGGCTCGCTGGCCGCGACTGTACCCCGTCCTCGCTCGCCACAAGCCCGACGGACTGGTCGTTTCCCCGGTACAATCGAGCGAACACAGGTCACGCTCCTGTACGCGCTGGCCCGGACTGGCCAGTAGACCGGACGTGGGAGCGGGAGTGGCCGGTCGGTGACGTTTACGATCTGAGTCCACTCATCGTCGCTGACGGCGTCGTAGTCGTCCTCATGGAAGCCGCTCCACAAAGCGTCCTACCGGAATCAAGGAGAGAGTCCCGCCCTTTAGGGCGGGCGTGAATCCGACACTACATTTCACAAACCACGTTCGACGCTTATTCCGGGGCATCCTCCCTGACTTTCTTCTCGCCTTCGAGGAGCAAACCCTTCCACGTTAATCCACGGTGTTTCTTCAACGCTTTCAACCGCTCATACTGTTCCTCGTCATCGAACTCGATTCGGACTTCTACCATACAATAACACACAAACCCCACGCTTATGTGTGTTCGGATACACCAATAGTTGATGAAGCGAGCCAACACGTTTGAGGTGGTTCCCCAGTCCGACGAGGACGAGGAGTTGCTTCGACGCCTGTTGGACGCTTCTGCCGCTCTCTGGA
This genomic stretch from Haloprofundus salilacus harbors:
- a CDS encoding class I SAM-dependent methyltransferase; this encodes MIGDWIEWKAMGDRSETEDQADWWNEMYGSETVPPWDIGHPQPALVDAIESYELSGPILDVGCGTGIHALWATERGYTALGIDFSEVGIEVAQKRARERGLDADFRVADALNLPSNLGPFKTVLDSGLFHAFETDERETYARELAAVVSSGGHLFLVGFAEGATENAGPNPLTPEDIHSAFGNQWTVHETQESVFETRVRSEQGLLAVVERV